The Ziziphus jujuba cultivar Dongzao chromosome 1, ASM3175591v1 genome segment TAGATTATATGTGCAAGAGGTTAGTATTCACTAATTGTtcagttaattaaattttctgaaaattataCTCACAGATTTAGATAATACGGATTGCACCACAGTTTCCAAATAATATAATGCCATACAATTGGTATGGTAATTCGTTTGTTAGTGCAAAGCCTTTGAAAACGTTTTGGTGAATTAGACAAAGTTTTTATATTACATTCATACCCTGATtgcaaaaatttcaaacaaattaAGTTCCCAGCATATCAACCATTTTATGGTCCATCAGAAACTGCAGTTGCATAATACCAGAATAACTTCAAACGCTTACCTTACAAAACGCTTGTGTTCATCATCGTCCATTGTTGCAGCTGCCCGGCCAAGCCCCGCAGGTCTCAAGTTGAAATGTATAGGAGCATCACCCTCACTGTCCTCATCTCCGGGTAGTGCAGCAGCAGAAGGCTCATTCTGTTGTGTCTGCTGTACTTGATCCTGCTCAATCCTCTTGCCAAAAAAATCCACACAATACTTCTCCTGTTCTTCCTCATCAGACAATTCACCCCTCATGAGCTTATCATATATCTCAGCCTTCTTTTCTAATGCTGCATAACTGGCTGATCCATCATTAACCGCTTTCAGCTCAAGCTTGTCCCTGGTTTTTTGGACAAATTGATTGGTAAGCAAAACACAAATAATGAGAAAAGACGGCATTTTTATGATAGCAAAAACCATCCAAACTTAAAAAGTCCATAGCCAAATTACAATATTCAGCAAACCTTAATGCATTATGAATATATACtatgataaacaaaaaaaaaaaaaatcatctccgaTCAACTCAAACCTAAGAGCAAAGCGTAAAGAGGGATTGGTAAAAAATCTAAAccagacccttttttttttttttaattttaatttcaactcTATTACCATCCACAATTTTCTCAGAAAACAAACCGCACTAAaccataattaaagaaaataaaaatcagcccacgagaaaaaaagaaaaatttacttGAGGGCACGGGCATCGACGCCGGAGTTCTTGGCGGAGAAGGAATCGTGAGGGACGATCTTCATCTTGGCGCGTTGGAATTGGAGGTCAGGTCCTGACAATTCCTTAGACTTCTTAGAGTCCTCCTGGGATTTGTAAAGCTGGGCCTTGAGGTCCATGATAGAGGAAGCTCCGACGCCGGTAATGGCCCGGTGCTTCTTGGGCATAATGGAGGACTCCGTAAGCCATCCTAGGGATTCCACCACcaccctcttcttcttcttcatccccTCTTCCTCCTCCCCAGTCTCAATTTGCGGCGTCTGATTCTTCATCATCCTGTTTCTTCGCTTTTTAGAGCTCTGTGTTTCTGCAGTGCACTGTTCTGCTTCCAAACACTGAATTTATTCTCGCCGCTGTTGATTGGTCCTCCCTTCTCCTGCTAAATGGAAATTCCCAATTTCCGTCACCAAGCCGAAGAGCGAGGGCGTTGTCAGCTTAGCCTGCTGCTTAGGCGGTGGGTCATGGGTATGGATATCACATATGGGTATTGGGTTGGGCTtctaattgatttaaataataataaatattaatttaatcccacggaaaataataatttttgcgCATGGGTAAAATCATAATTCAgcaatttcatttgtttttttcaagGATTGCTTCAGTATAATGGACTCTCATATTTAGCATTTTCCGTTTATGCATGTAAAATGTACTGAAAATTTTTCCGACTCAAAGAAAAGTGctgcataaatttttttttccttttttcttttttaatataaatttctttTGTCAATCATCGACCCtcatttcatcaaaatttgatTGTAAGGTGAtggggtcttttttttttttttttaatttagattcatttttaataatttcataaccCAACAAATCTTTCCAATCCATCCACTTTTCTCTTCTTTGCtttcccattttttttattgtcactTCCTTATTGTAATTGGCTAATTAAAATGAGCATGTCAAACAGAAAGTTAGAATGAGTATTAGCTCAGCAATCAGTTTGATGGATGCTAAAATGGCATACATATTGAAGCCACATTTGAAAGGTACTAAAAAAGACACAAACTGAAGCAGACTCTGAAAGGAAAGATCAATGGAGCTTCTTCCCTGTTGCAACTTCCCAAGCCTTTAAGATATGATTCACAATTTCCTCTACGCCAACTCCATGCTTCACCTGCAAATTTACACACGATTTACAAAAATGAGG includes the following:
- the LOC107413411 gene encoding uncharacterized protein At4g18257: MMKNQTPQIETGEEEEGMKKKKRVVVESLGWLTESSIMPKKHRAITGVGASSIMDLKAQLYKSQEDSKKSKELSGPDLQFQRAKMKIVPHDSFSAKNSGVDARALKDKLELKAVNDGSASYAALEKKAEIYDKLMRGELSDEEEQEKYCVDFFGKRIEQDQVQQTQQNEPSAAALPGDEDSEGDAPIHFNLRPAGLGRAAATMDDDEHKRFVREVHEEANQARERASELKLRRQEQAAARREKLKQAYLRKQLEKLKSASSTEKT